The following DNA comes from Schistocerca piceifrons isolate TAMUIC-IGC-003096 chromosome 3, iqSchPice1.1, whole genome shotgun sequence.
gcCAACAAAAGACAGagcatttctttttaattaagattttcctttgctcaataaataattaatcatttaaattgatgctaccaataaaaaaattaataaattgttttgcaaattagtttaacacaaacccatacaattttcaactaaatgtacagacgaagttgctatataatcgcaactaacaatggctgcgcttcttgcagctatgataaaacaattaatacaaaattataattaaaagaggaagttatttttttaataattaatcataaaCAGTTTTAACGCATtcggctctatttgtttttaccagcaaatgaacataaaagtacaataattttacattaagtgcttttcattcaacagacctcaaatcgattcgcgtcttgggTCGGCGACGTACGTCAGAAAAAGACGACAAAagggtaaaacaaaagaaaagaatgtcaTAGATTAGCAAGGAATGTGAggcaaatattgtctctgttttacataattatcatcttattaagaaataattacataattgaatgaatattatccacacgttcagatacatatatatatatatatatatatatatatatatatatatatatatatatatatatatcgtggatgttataatgTTCTGGTTGTGGGGACTACCCTTTTATTTGATTCGAAGTTGAAGTTATCAGTATCAGAAGTTGAAAATGCGATAAGTGAATgaatgtaataattacattttattCTTTGCTTATGACTCGTTTGTCCCACATTATTAATTTAAAAGCTAAGAAACTTTGCGTATGTTTGACACCCCATAAAGTCACTAGAAGTGAAATTTTTTCCCACTAAAACAAAAACTTTGTCCTCTAAAAGTTCATAAAATCGAGTCGCTGGAACGACGACCCTGCTCCGATGTGACTTCGGGCCTCGCACTCCAAACTGGAGGAAGAAAAATCACATCGTTCTGATGAAGTTTGAGACACAAGGTTAGCTAACGCAAGGATCTCGTTTATCAGTTTTGCATATGACAATCACTGTCTGCCCCAATAAATGTGTCCTTCAACTGCCATCTACGCTGATAATACAAGTATTCCCATACTTCTTAAAATATTATATATATCTGTTGGTTTCATCTTCATGTCATATTTTCCTTATCAAAATTTTTTCATTCTTTCGTAGCGCTACACTTCAATTGTTTCTACTAGTTTAGGATTtccatatggtccaagtttcactatTCTATATCGCAGCACTCCAAATCTAAACACTGTACACTTCCAATAACTTCTTTCTCGCTTCCATGTCAGGAAATCCATTAAAGATGTTTGTTGAAGGAAACAGTTAATCATACGTAACAATCTACTATTTCCATTGCTTCATATCTGTAACGGAACGTTGTATTCAGAACAGCAGAGTCGCTCACTTCTCCTACTATGTTTTGACATTCTGTAGTCACTACTAATGTTTCTTGCGGTCTGCATGAGTTTTGTGTCAACATAGTTTATCAATGAGACTAATTCTCTGGTCTTTCCTCTTCACTGGATAGTTCTTGGTGAACCTTACTTTCAGCCAGGAGGTTCATATTTTTTATGAACGTAGTGATCAGATACTGAAAGTTTGTTTTCAACGGGATACACAAGAAGGGCATACGTCGCCCACACCTCCATAGACCAAAAAAACGTCGCACATCGAATGCACCGACTGATCAGTCTCGAAGATGTATCAGTTAAAATCGCTTTGAAGAAAAACACAGCATGTAAAAACACAGCATGTAATGGATGTTCACTTATAACAGGTGCACATAGAGTCATCTGACATGGAATCTCAAAACTATTTTACCATTCACCGCAAAAGTAACATGTATTATCCTCCTCACCACCCCAGCTGAGAACCGTGTATGTTCTTCTTCGCAGCGCCCCCTCCCCCTACCATACAACTGTGGTAATAAGCCGCAAAGCCATCTTTTGTTCGTTTCAGCACAGAACTCTCCTTGTTTTTATTAGACCACTTGTTTACAAAATTGTCTAATTATGGTTCCTACATCACGTTTCCCACTACATTGACGAAAGCTTTCTCTAGATCGACAGATGTTTCGAGTGCATGTTGATTTTTCTGTTCTTTTCATTCCGTTGGTGCGCATAAGGTCATTATTGCTCAACTGATATCTTTGCCTTAACTAAAACTAAAATGATCCTCATACAGTGGGAAGCCTATACGTGGACAAGTATGCATTTTCGGATACTTCTGCTAACAAAGGGATCTGCAGAAGGCGAGATGAGGGAAGGCCGAACCAAACGACACGGCCAGGGGACAGTCCCCCTGGGCAGGGAAGGCCAGGAACCGATTCCGCCCGGTACTTTCACGACTCCAGCGGGGCGTATATAAGGACGTGTCCGCCGGTGCCACGCTGCAGTTCATAGCAGCTCCAACAACAGCTCCGCCATGAAGGTCCTGCTGGTGAGTAGCTGTCGGGCGTCGTGTGATTTCGCTGCACATATTCCTAGTTTCCATTGGGCACCTAATTCCCATAGCCTGAATCACAACTGTTTCGATGATACTCGTACGCAGAGTTTTGAACTCTAAAGTTGCTAACAGAGTTAGTGGAACACAGAATCTGACACTAAAGGCACGATTACTCTATTAGGACCCACGTCACGATTGTCACTTTCGAAAAACCAGTTTATCCTACCGTGAGTGTAGTCAGTGAGTTTGTAAAGTTTTCAATAACGTTACTATTTATCGATTCGCACACGGAATAAGCTGTAAATAACATTCAATTAAGATAAAATGTTTTCGGCACCATTTCGACGTATTTTCTAGAACGCGGCACTGAATTTGACAGAGTAGTAAACTGTACTTATAACTGTTTTCCAAGTGTTTATAATGAGTGTGTGATATAAATTTGCTCTGGCGAACAACCATGCTAATAATATACGCCATGTGATTAGTACACAATCGTTGTTACTAAGAAGAAAGTAACAGACAGGTCTAAAGTAATGCAACCAAGGAAAACATGTCTATGAGAGGACATAGGTGCATTTAAGATATACTTGCTATGCTTTACATATACCACACTCTTTTTCACTTGGTAAGGTAATTCATCTTTAGATAGGAAAACTATGAGATATGTTGCTGACTGAGTTCTCACTTGTTACCTTCCTTGCTCATAAGAACAGCTCAGTCAGTTTACTGCCAGTGCTTCATGCGGTACAACGCTGTAATCAATGGATTAATGGTGAAATACATGTAAACTGGCAACATTACATATTTGTCGGTAAAAGCATATCGCTAAATGTCAGCGGAATGTTTACTGGGCTACTGTGCTGCTTTATCTGGTctacatgtccgcccccggtagctgagtggtcagcgcggcgcaaTGTCAAACCTAagagcccgggctcgattcccggctgagtcggagattttctgggtgttgtattgtcctaatcattatcagtTCATCCCCACCGACGTGAaagtcaccgtagtggcgttaactcgatagacttgcacccggcgaacggtctacccaacgggaggccctagtcccacgacatttacattttacttacattaacctgtgatcttgtatgTTAGTCACATAAACATATTACCGagacaaaagtattcccgaaatttcattaatctaaattaactattttctgttctggcgatttcttttccgtcagtgtactttgcAACAATAAAGGATTACAAAAAGTATACACAAAAGGATTATTGTTAAGCACTGCAGAAACTAGGTTCTGCATTGTCAGTCCTGAAATTTATCATATAACGTAAGAAAGAATATGGTTACCACAGGTGCCCAGCTGAGGTAATAATTTAAAAGACTTAATACAGACTTCAACTGCTATTATACGACCCAGAGAGATATAAGTAAAGTAAGTAAAGCTGATAAACACAGACATGAAATGTTGACCAAGGCAAGTAGCAGTAAGTGAATATTCAgtgctaacggtctacccgacgggaggccctagtcacatgacatttgccTCTGATATACATCGTAATTAATTATACACGAGAGTCACTAATACATATGCTCAAACGATTTAAATGTGAGATATTCCGTTGAGATATGTGGATGTCGCCCATTAATAAAAATTCATTCTGTCTCAAAATCTCCTACTGATCAATATAAAGGCtcctttgaaaaaaattaaatttgtgtactactactactactactactactactactaggctaattactgtttagctctacaggacctgtatactgaaatgtttcccacaccaccttgtgttgtccttctatgtgtgtgagtaactgtatgttcactgttgtgtgtaaatacatacagcgtacacagggcgatgtgtgaaactgatagcgattacacgcttccgttGATGTAGAAATCTGCTCCggtgctgcagataccgtgttgagctgaaagtggtaaccaaattACGGATAAATactcttcggggctctgttgcatagcaatgaGATTGCTTTcggttctgagaaatgtccaggtacaattgtggatttgaatgaccCACGAAGTGACTTCTTTTTCGAAGAAAGCATCCAACTATTTAACTAGAACTGGACGCTCCCGTCGGAgctgttctcaagctggtatttattattaaatcacaatagaagtatacgctGGTTGTAGAacaacacgtaccttcttgaaataaacaatattagattgctctattaactgatttccttccatacacacatatattttacaatgtgaatcaaaatctCGCAATGGCGTCGGTTTTTTACATCAATAGAATGGCTCTCCTcttgtaaaattactcttaacaagaacaaaagctcaatatcctaagaataattatgtgagcgctgaccgccacagagtaataaacaatatctttgtgtgtgtctctctctcgcactgtcacagcaagttacgctgcatgatacatcatatcaAATACTCATCTATTGTTTTTTTGgaatatatattttttccatgaTTATAACtgactacaaatttccaaaatttactaTCTCACTCCTTTTCAATGTTCGTGCTCATAACAGCTCAATAACCTTAATCACCgacaaattttattgtatttttaactGCCAAGTGCCGAGAGATGAGGACAATCAGGATACATTCTACTTTGTGATCTTTTAGCATACAGCAAGTACCAACCTGGTATCTGCAGGTACTCCTCGTCGCCGTCCTTGCTGTGGCAATGGCTAGGCCTGGCTATCTGGGCGCTGCGCACAGTGTAGTCCCTGCCGCCCACGCAGTGGTGGCCGCGCCCCACGCCGTCGTCGCCGCCCACGGCGTCCACCCGGGCCTGGCTGCCTACGGCCCGGCGCACATCGCCGTCGGCCCCGGCGGCTACGTCCAGGACACACACGAGGTGGCCGCCACCAGAGCCGCCCACCTGACCGCCGTCGCCCAGACGCAGGCCCGCGACGCCCACATCAACGGCGCCGCAGCGCACGCCGCGGCTGCCGCccacgctgctgctgccgcccacGCCGCCCCATTGgtcgccgcccacgccgccccctTGGCCGCCGCCCACGCCGCACCCCTCGTCGCCGTTGCAGCGCCAGCCCTGCCCGCAGCGCACGGTCTTTTGGGTGCGCATGGTGTCGCCCTCGCTCACGGACACCactaatgaagtgtaccagcagtTGTAACTTAAATGATGTATCATAATTTCATGCCAACTTCATCTGCCTATCGTCTGTTTTACATTttcattagttacaaataaagctGTTCTTTAAAATGTGCATGGGCATTCTTGAGTTACCTTGGAAACATATTTTTCTACTGACCTTGTTTATTACGAAATCTTGCTCTGACTTTGAACTCAGTTACCAAATTACATGATCgtagtccagaaagtaagttccgatctgtcgctaaatggaaatcacagtgaaaatcagaaacattttgttTGCAAGGATTAGATAAACTTTTCagatacttttctacatagtcgccactccgacttagacgtttgtcggagcgttataccaaatttccaacaccatcgtcatagaacgCAGACGCCTGTGATTTCTCTACACTGCGCTATAGCGCGTACCCTGCGCCCAAGTTTTGTCTTCGTATcctgcgtttcatgtgaacagagatgatactcaggacgagccaattagggctctgttgtgggtgatcgaaaCCTTCCCATGGAAAAGACTGCAGGAGCGTcttactgcccctgcagagtgcggctcagaattgccgtgaagaaggaagtgcgtggcagttgtgttgggTGCACTGCATttattaaggcgaagcctctcagcgggtcaTCCTACTTGGCTGGAGGCATTGTTGTtgtcgttggtagagcacttgcccgcgaaaggcaaaggccccgagttcgagtctcggtccggcacactgttttaatctgccaggaagtttcatatcagcgcacactccgctgcagactgaaaatctcattctcgaaacatcccccaggctgtggcaaccCATGTCTCcgcgtatcctttctttcaggggagctagatctgcaaggttcgcaggagagcttctgtaaagtttgaaaggtaggagacgagatgctggcagaagtaaagctgtgacgacggagcgtgagtcgtgcttgtgtagctcagttggtagagcacttgccctcgaaaggcaaaggtcccgagttcgagtctcggtccggcacattggcttaatctgccaggaagtttcatcgttgTTGTAGACATCTTTATTCGCTCacagtgctctcagaactgaaaagagcgtcttgatacgATCGGTGGTCATACTAGAGACGCTACCCAACatatctatgcaaagcttcatcgggtttacactgtggtgtccattttgaGACCGATCGGTACTTACTTTCAGGACAACCCTCGTAACTAGGCACTTAAATCGAATTCGAACGTGAAATTTACCGAGAAGCTTGTaagaatattacacaaaattagatTGCCATTTAATCTTCTCCATTTCATCCAAATTACTTGAATCGTTCAGGACCGAGGCAACTAATATTTCAATCATTCAGACAGTTGTGGCCGTTCATGTCAGACAGCTTGATACAATtgtactgctgaccattaaaactcCAACACCAGGAAGGGTACCAAAAACAAAATTGTATTGACTCTTAACTGGCTGCGAATCAAGTCAAAACGAGCTTTAATGACTGATACATGTACATTATTCCACGCTGCTTCAGCTCTGTGACAGATAGAATCATTCGTAGTGGCTGGCCAGTGGCGGTTTGCTAGTGTCTTGGCAAACCGTGACCAGATATTTCCACTGAATGGGAGATAatgagaatgtgctgggcaggtcagcagtcgaacacaAATTGAGGTAGTCTAGTGCAGTACTGACGACATTTGGTCCCAATGGCATCTGGTACCAACACAAAGGTGCTGGACCGTTTGATGGTGACAAATGCTGTCTGGCAAATTTAGTTCTCCTCTGAAGCTATTGGCACCACGGGGACTCGTCTGCATCGAAGACGTGCCATTCCTCCCGTTTCCGGTGATGTCGCTAGACCCACCACTGTGAGCACACATTTCCCTGCTGCTGCGTCAAGAGCAACCACAGCAATCGTAGCCCTGCTCAGTCCGTGGTCCTACAGAAGTCCTCGCACTGTCAATGTGGATATTGTTCTAGCCGTAAACAAACCAATTTCCTGTCTGAATATACTGAATAAATTTGCGTGAACGAACGAAGAGTAAGTACGTTCTTTCAGTAGCTGTTCACATGGGAACGTTGAAGTCCTGCATGGCGCTGAGTGTTTCActcttgaacccatcgattcctTATTTGCATGACAGTCGTCTCGATAGGCCACGGACCTGCTGCTGCCGAATTCCCTATATCCTGTGGTAAACGCTCCCCCTTCGTAGAAAGAACATACTGACACGTACACTGCCACCATTCTTTTTCCTTCGACAACTTGTGAACAAGCCTATATTTGGTTCTACCCTGACTGGGAGACCTCACTCcccgtgaggccattttctaggatggccttcgGCGGTGTGTCTGAGCAGGACTTTGAGGTCTTTATTCCCTGAGTTTCTAATAATTATACCATAAAGGCCTGTACCGTCCCTGTCGAAAATCGTAATACCTATGGGCACACCTTATTCCATTTGTCATGCGTAGCTGTGACGCATTATATGTGAATtgaaggaggagagaggggggaggggatgaaggaaaggaaagagaagggattaTTAATTTAGCTACATCGGAacattacgcagaatcagcggcgacgagtgaaggtacactactggccattaaaattggaacaccacgaagatgacgtgctacagacgcgaaagttaaccgacaggaaggagatgctgtgatatgcaaatgattagcttttcagagcattcacacaaggttggcgccggtggcgacacctacaacggatgacgtgaggaacgtttccaaccgatttctcatgcacaaacagcagttgactggcgtgcctggtgaaacgttgttgtgatgcctcgtgtaaggaggagaaatgcgtagcttcacgtttccgactttagatcgaattgtagcctatcgcgattgaagtttatggtatcgcgacactgctgctagcgttcgtcgcgatccaatgactgttagcagaatatctaaactgtgggttcaggagggtaatacggaacgccgtgctggttcccaacgccctcgtatcactagcagtcgcgatgacaggcatcttatccccatggctgtaacggatcgtgcagcaacgtctcgatccctgagacaagataaggggacgtttgcaagacaacaaccatctgcacgaacagttcgacgaagtttgcagcagcatggaccaccagctcggagaccatggctgcggttacccttgacgctgcatcacagacaggtgcgcctgtgatggtgtactcaacgacgaacctggatgcacgaatggcaaaacgtcattttttccgatgaatccatgttctgtttacatcatcatgatggtcgcatccgtgtttggcgacatcgcgttgagcgcacattggaagcgtgtattcgtcatcgccgtagtgacacatcacccggcgtgatggtatggggtgccattggttacacgtttcggtcacctcttgttcgcattaacggcactttgaacagtggactttacatttcagatgtgttacgacccgtggctctcccccatcattcgatccctgcgaaaccctacatttcagcacgataatgcacgaccgcatgttgcaggtcttgtacagacctttctggatacagttcgactgctgccctgaccagcacattctccatttcTCTCACCCATTGCAaacccaagcgtatcaaggccgttattacggccagaggtggttgatctgggtagtGATTTGTCGGGATctgcgcacccaaattgcgtggaaatgtagtcacatgtaagttctagtataatatacttgtccaatgaatacctgtttatcatctgcagttctcgTTGATGGAGccgctttaatggccagtagtgtatgtactggACCCTAACTCgagcccaggatctcctgcttactatgcaggtgCGTCATCGGGGACGTCGTGTTGTCTAAACTGCGGAACTGTCTCGGTGCGCCTCACAGTCGACCCGCATTGCCACCGAGCGCCGCCAATCCGCAGTCACTGCCAATttcttccatgctcgctacttgAAATTCCCACGGGAGGTCAGACGTATTTGTGTGTCCGCACTGAAGAACGTGGacccattgcccatctaggcgaatcaattatatgaatgccaGGGGCGGTGGCAATCCAATGGAATAACATATTACATTCTataaaattacttcagaaatcaCCGGATgtattacttctacatctacatctacatccatactccgcaagccacctgacggtgtgtggcggagggtaccttgagtacctccatcggttctcccttttattccagtctcgtattgttcgtggaaagaaggattgtcggtaagcctctgtgtgggctctaatctctctgattttatcctcatggtctcttcgcgagatatacgtaggagggagcaatatactgctcgactcctcggtgaaggtacgttctcgaaacttcaacaaaagcccgtaccgagctactgagcgtctctcttgcagagtcttccactggagtttatctatcatctccgtaacg
Coding sequences within:
- the LOC124789844 gene encoding larval cuticle protein F1-like — its product is MARPGYLGAAHSVVPAAHAVVAAPHAVVAAHGVHPGLAAYGPAHIAVGPGGYVQDTHEVAATRAAHLTAVAQTQARDAHINGAAAHAAAAAHAAAAAHAAPLVAAHAAPLAAAHAAPLVAVAAPALPAAHGLLGAHGVALAHGHH